The DNA region TGCCGCCAAACTGGCCAAAGATTCGCTCGTTGAATCGTTGTACAAGGACGAGGTCATCTACGAACGCCATCGGCATCGCTATGAGGTGAACAACAAGTATCGCACCCAGCTCGAAGCGGCCGGCCTTCGACTGTCGGGAGTGTCACCGGATGGGCGGTTGGTTGAGATCATCGAGCTCCCCGGCCACCCGTTCTTTGTCGCCAGTCAATTCCATCCGGAATTCAAATCACGGCCGGACGAGCCGCATCCGTTGTTTGAGGGGTTTGTGCGCGCTGCCAAAGCACGCTCCCGCCGCCTCCCGGATATCGAGCTTTCGACGAGCGTGGTGACCGAGACGATTTAGTGCCGTTCCGTCACGTAAATCGCCAGTCTCTCGTTACCGGAGCATTTCTTTCTTTCGATCGTTTGGAAATCGAAAGCCCCGATGGGCACCGGGCCGAACGGTTCATGCTTACCCACCCGGGTGCCGTCGCCTTGTTGCCCGTCGACGGTGACGACGTGTTGTTGGTGCGTCAGTATCGGGGGCCGGTCGACATGGAGATGTTGGAAGTACCGGCCGGGAAACTCGATGCCGGCGAAATCGATGCCGTGGGTGCGGTACGCCGCGAGTGCATGGAAGAGGTAGGCATGGATCCGGGGATTATCGAACCGCTCGGACACATGTTCACGAGTCCTGGCATCACCAACGAACGGATCGACCTGTTCTGGGTTGG from Acidimicrobiia bacterium includes:
- a CDS encoding NUDIX hydrolase — its product is MPFRHVNRQSLVTGAFLSFDRLEIESPDGHRAERFMLTHPGAVALLPVDGDDVLLVRQYRGPVDMEMLEVPAGKLDAGEIDAVGAVRRECMEEVGMDPGIIEPLGHMFTSPGITNERIDLFWVGDLKPVPVRPDGPEEEHSEIIRVPIDSLGELVASGTLTDGKSIATISRYLLRNGA